Proteins from a single region of Thalassophryne amazonica chromosome 22, fThaAma1.1, whole genome shotgun sequence:
- the gnai1 gene encoding guanine nucleotide-binding protein G(i) subunit alpha-1 — MGCTLSTEDKAAVERSKMIDRNLRDDGEKAAREVKLLLLGAGESGKSTIVKQMKIIHEAGYSEEECKQYKAVVYSNTIQSIIAIIRAMGRLKIDFGDVQRADDARQLFALAGSAEEGFMTAELAGVIKRLWRDGGVQACFSRSREYQLNDSAAYYLNDLDRISQPAYIPTQQDVLRTRVKTTGIVETHFTFKDLHFKMFDVGGQRSERKKWIHCFEGVTAIIFCVALSDYDLVLAEDEEMNRMHESMKLFDSICNNKWFTDTSIILFLNKKDLFEEKIKKSPLTICYPEYTGSNTYEEAAAYIQCQFEDLNKRKDTKEIYTHFTCATDTKNVQFVFDAVTDVIIKNNLKDCGLF; from the exons ATGGGGTGCACGCTGAGCACGGAGGACAAGGCGGCGGTGGAACGCAGCAAAATGATCGACAGGAACCTGCGGGACGACGGCGAGAAGGCGGCCCGGGAGGTCAAACTGCTGCTGCTCG GTGCTGGCGAATCAGGAAAAAGCACAATCGTCAAACAGATGAA gatCATCCACGAGGCCGGCTACTCAGAAGAGGAGTGTAAGCAGTACAAAGCCGTGGTGTACAGCAACACCATCCAGTCCATCATCGCCATCATCAGAGCCATGGGCCGCCTCAAGATAGACTTTGGCGACGTTCAAAGAGCA GACGACGCACGGCAGCTGTTTGCGCTGGCGGGCTCGGCGGAGGAAGGCTTCATGACGGCGGAGCTGGCCGGAGTCATTAAGCGGCTGTGGAGGGATGGCGGCGTGCAGGCCTGCTTTAGCCGCTCGCGCGAATATCAGCTCAACGACTCGGCGGCATA CTACCTGAACGATCTGGACAGGATATCCCAGCCCGCCTACATCCCCACACAGCAGGACGTGCTGAGGACCAGAGTCAAAACCACGGGCATTGTGGAGACGCACTTCACGTTCAAGGACCTGCACTTCAA AATGTTCGACGTCGGCGGTCAGCGGTCCGAGAGGAAGAAGTGGATCCACTGCTTCGAGGGCGTCACCGCCATCATCTTCTGCGTGGCACTCAGCGACTATGACCTGGTGCTCGCTGAAGACGAGGAGATG AACCGAATGCACGAGAGCATGAAGCTGTTCGACAGCATCTGCAACAACAAGTGGTTCACGGACACCTCCATCATCCTGTTCCTCAACAAGAAGGATCTGTTTGAAGAGAAGATCAAGAAGAGCCCGCTGACCATCTGCTACCCAGAATACACTG GCTCCAACACGTATGAGGAAGCGGCCGCCTACATTCAGTGTCAGTTCGAGGATCTGAACAAGAGGAAGGACACGAAAGAGATTTACACCCACTTCACCTGCGCCACCGACACCAAGAACGTGCAGTTCGTCTTTGACGCCGTTACTGATGTCATCATCAAAAACAACCTGAAAGACTGTGGTCTCTTCTGA